The DNA segment CGGCGGCGCAGTTACTTTTGGCTACGGAGCTGAGGCTTGCTCCGGCACGGACTTTCACCGTGCGGGTAGAGCGCCATCATGGGCGCACGATTCCTGCTTGCGCAGGAATGACAATTACTTCCTCTGTCATTCGTGTTTGAAGACCCGATGCCCTCAAAAGGTTTGAGTGTTGCAATAAAGTCGAAAAAGAGTATAGTATATTAGCATGTTTACGGGAATCATCCAGGGTCAGGGCCGCATCGTTAGGATCGCTCCGTTAGCCGGGGAAGTACAGCTCACCGTTGCGGCTGACTTCGACTGGGATGACCCCCTGGCCATCGGGGAGAGTCTTGCGGTTTCCGGCCCATGCCTGACCGTGATCGAGGCTCAGGGGCGCTCTTTTACTGCACACGTCTCGGCTGAGACCATTTCCCGGACCACCTTGAGGGAACTCAAGGTCGGCCAGGCGGTCAACCTCGAACGATCCCTGAAGCTTTCAGACCGGCTTGGCGGCCATCTGGTCACCGGCCATGTGGACAGTGTCGGCAGAATTCTCAACCGGCGCGAGCAGGCTCGATCCCTGATCTTGACCATCGGACTGGACAAAGAACTACAAGCCCATGTCATTGAAAAAGGCTCGGTGGCCGTTGATGGAATCAGTTTGACCGTCAACGAGGCGCTGCCTGCGTCCTTTAGTGTAAATATAATTCCTCATACGGCCCAGGTCACGACGCTGGATTCCAAAAAGGCGGGGGATCTTGTAAATCTTGAAACCGACCTTATTGGTAAGTATGTGGCCCGCTTTCTGAGTTACCAAAGCCCGAAAGTCAAACTCAACCTGGAGTTTCTGGCCGAGCATGGCTTTGTTTAGATGAGGGAGTAATAAGAGAAAATGCCTCTTGCCACGATAGATGAAGCTATTGAAGATATTCGCCAAGGGAAGATAGTCATCCTGGTGGATGATGAAGAGCGGGAAAACGAAGGCGACCTGACCATGGCCGCGGAGAAGGTTACGCCGGAGGCCATTAATTTTATGGCCCGGTACGGCCGGGGCCTGATCTGTCTCTCTCTGAGCCCTGAAAAAATCGAGGCCCTGGATTTGCGCATGATGGTTCCGCATAACACCTCGCGCTTTGAGACCGCCTTCACCGTTTCCATCGAGGCTCGGCGCGGGGTCACGACCGGTATCTCCGCGGCAGACCGGGCCACCACCATACTGACCGCGGTTGATGAGGACGCCAAGCCGGATGATCTGGTCCAGCCGGGCCATATATTCCCCTTAAGGGCCAGGGAAGGCGGCGTCCTGGTGCGCACGGGCCAGACCGAAGGTTCGGTGGATCTGGCGCGCCTGGCCGGTCTCAAGCCTGCCGGTGTAATTTGCGAGGTCATGAATGACGACGGCACCATGGCGCGGCTGCCTGATCTCGAAATTTTTTCAAAAGAACACGGTGTCAAGATTGTAAGCATCGCCGACCTCGTGGCCTTTCGCATGAAAAATGAGCAGCTGGTTCATCGTATCGCCCTGGCAAAGCTGCCCACCAAGTTCGGGGATTTCACTGCCATCGCCTATGTCAATGATGTGGATAATTACGAGCATATCGCTCTGGTCAAGGGCGACATTAACCCGGAGGAACCGACCCTGGTCCGGGTCCATTCGGAATGCCTCACCGGCGACGCCCTCGGATCATTGAGATGCGACTGCGGCGATCAGCTGCAGCAGGCCTTGAGGACGATCGAAAGTGAAGGCCGAGGCGTCCTGCTTTACCTGCATCAGGAAGGCCGAGGGATCGGCCTTATGAATAAGTTCAAGGCTTATGAACTCCAGGATCAAGGCAAGGATACGGTTGAAGCCAATGAGGCCCTCGGTTTTCCGGCGGATCGCCGGGACTATGGCATTGGCGCTCAGATATTAGCCGACCTGGGTGTGCGCCAGATGAGGCTCATGACCAACAACCCCAAGAAGATGGTTGGCCTGGAGGGATACGGCCTTTCGGTGGCGGAAAGGGTGCCCATAGAGATTCCGCCCACCCCGGAGAATATTCGCTATATGCGCACCAAATGCTACAAGATGGGTCACCGGCTGACACTGATTGATTAGGAGGGGAAAATGCCCACATTCTATGAAGGTCATCTCAATGCTACCGGCCTCAAGTTCGGCATCACGGTTGCTCGTTTCAACGATTTTATTACGGAAAGGCTTTTATCCGGAGCCCTGGACGCCTTGAAACGCTCCGGCGCGTCGGATGACGATATCAGCGTCGTGCGTGTGCCCGGATCGTTTGAGATTCCTCTGGGTGCCAAGAAGATGGCTCTGAGCGGCTCCTTTGACGCCGTCATCTGCCTGGGAGCGGTCATCAGGGGAGCAACCCCTCACTTCGAGTATGTCGCCGCCGAAGTAACCAAAGGTATTGCGGCTTCGAGCCTGGAAACCGGCGTCCCTATTGCTTACGGCATCATCACCACGGATACGATCGAGCAGGCCATTGAACGGGCCGGAACCAAGTCCGGGAACAAGGGCTGGCAGGCTGCTGTTTCAGCCATCGAAATGGTCAACCTTTTGAAAGAATTTTCTTCCTAAGCAGGTATCCAGGACAGAAAGTTGGTCATTGGAGCTCGACGCAAAGCACGGGAAATCTCGCTGCAGGTTCTTTTTCAGCTTGAGACCGGGGACAAGGGCCTGACGCTGCAAGAAGTCTTTACCCTTTTCTGCCATAATTTCGATGCGCCCCGTGAATCGCGCGCTTATGCCTGGGAACTGGTTTCCGGGGTTAAGGAACATCTGGCCGAACTGGACGCCCGACTCAAAAGCGCCTCCGAGCACTGGCGTCTGGATCGGATGTCTCATGTGGATCGTAATATCCTGCGCCAGGCCCTTTATGAAATGCTTTTCTTAAACGACATTCCAGCCAAGGTCAGCCTGAACGAGGCCATAGACCTGGGGAAAAAGTATGGCACCGATGACTCCGGGGCCTTCATCAACGGTGTCCTGGACAGAATCCACAAGCAGATTCTGGCGCAAACAGGCCCGGGTATAACCGGCGAGAACGAGGCAAATTCGAAGTGAGCTTCTTGAGGTGGGGACTTCTAACGCTCATCCTGTTCCTATCCGGCTGCGGCTATGCCCTGGAAGGTTCGGTGAAGAGCCTGCCTTCTGACATTCACGGCCTGGCCATTCCTTACGTCAAGAACGCCTCCTCTAAAATACTCCTGGCCGGCATGCTGACCGATGAACTGAACCGGCAGTTTACGACCTCGAAGTTCGTTAGATTGGTGGACATGGACCGGGCCGAAGCTGTTCTGGACGTCAACATCCGCTCCGTCCGGGTCATCGGCGCAACCCTGACCGACATCGCCCGGACCTCATCCCGCAGAATAATAATTACCTTAGACGCCTCTTTGAAACGAAGGGGTTCGGACGAGCTCTTGTGGCAGGGCCGGGAGATCGTAGGCCGGGAGACATACGTCGTCACGGCCGACCAGATGACCACTGAAATGAATGAAGAGCTGGCCATGAGAAAGATCGCCAGGGACCTGGCCGAAAGAATCCACAATCATATCTTTGAAAGATTTTAATGGACCGGACCGCCCTGGAAAAAGACCTGAACTCCGGCAGCCTGAAGCCGGTCTATCTTCTTTACGGCCAGGAAGCCTTTCTCAAGGAGCGTTACGCGGCGCGTCTGGCCGAGTCGGTGGACGAGCGCCTGAAGGAATTCAATATCGAAACCCTTCTGGCTGAAGAAAACCAGGCCGGCGATGTCGTGGAGCGAGCTCAAACCATGCCATTTATGGCCCCACCCCGCGTGCTCGTGGTCCGGGGGGTGGATAGATACCCGGCTGAAGAGCTGTCCATCCTGAAGGAGTACCTGTCCGATCCCAATGAAAGCACCTGCCTGGTCCTGGTGGCTGACAAGCCGGATTTCCGGCTCGGGCTCTTCAAGGCTCTTCAGAGGCAGAAATTGGCCGTGAGCTTCGATCCGCCTCGCGGCCGGAGTCTGGTGGCCTGGGTTCAGGAAACCGGGGCCGACCGGGGTTACAAAGTCGGCCTCAGTGCGGCCCGCACCTTGATCGAACTGGTTGGCACAGACCTGATGAACCTGAACCAGGAACTGGAAAAGGTCTGTCTTTACGCCGGACCTGAAGCAGAAGTGGGAGAGGAAGATGTCAGGGCCGCGGCCAGAATCTCGCACACAGCCAGCATATTCGACCTGGGAGACGCAGTGGGCGAGCAGAACCGGGCTGGCGCTCTGTCCGCCTTAAAAGACCTGCTCCTTCAGGAGCATCATCTTATGATCCTGGCCATGATCGCCAGGCATTTCCGGCTGCTCCTCAAGGCCAGGCAGCTCCTTAACCAGAAGGCTAGCCAGGCCGAAGCCCAGCGCGCCCTGGGTCTCCAGGCCTGGGTGACCCGGAAGTACTTGAGTCAGGCCCGGAACCTTAACCTGGCCCAGCTAAAAAAGGGCCTGTCCCGTGTGCTCGAGGCTGACCTGGCCCTGAAAACAACCGGAACCCCGGAGCGCCTGATTCTGGAAAGACTTGTTTTTGATTTGGCTTCGCTCAGGCCGAGCCGCCGGACTGGGATTTAGCGACCTGACGTGAGAGGCGGGAGATTTTACGGGACGCGGTTTTGCGATGCAGGGGTCCATGGCTTCTGGCCTTGTCCATGGCTTGAACGGCCTTTTTCAGGAGCTCCTGGGTTTGTTCGGGCGAACCTTGTTCAATGGATTTTTCGACCTCTTTGGTTAGAGTTTTAACCCGGGTCCGGTACGTTTTATTTCTCAGGCGGGCCTTCTTGTTCTGACGGGCCCTTTTTTCAGCTGATTTATGAGTTGGCAAAGGAATACCTCCTGCCATCTAAATTTGATTTAACGCCAAGCAAAAAGCTCGGCTATATTTGCTGGTCTTTTTAGACTAAAATCTAACTTTTGTCAATCTAAATCTGTAAGTTATGGAAGAAAAGGAAAAAGTCACGCGCGCGGCCTGGGTGGTCAGTTCGGCCACGCTCCTCTCAAGGGTGTTCGGTTTTGTCCGGGACATGGTCGTGGCCTACTTTTTTGGAACCGGGCTTTTTGCAGACGCCTTTTTCGTGGCCTTCCGCATCCCCAATCTCCTGCGCCGCCTGGTGGCTGAAGGCGCGCTGACAGTCTCCTTTATTCCTATTTTCACGGAGTACCTGACGACCAGGTCCCGGGATGAGGCCTTTGCCTTGGCCCGGGCGACCCTGACCTTCCTGTCTATTGGCCTGGTGGTGCTGAGTATCTTGGGGGTGGTGCTGGCGCCCTGGATCGTGCGCATCTTTGCCCCGGGGTTCACCGCGGTTCCGGACAAGTTTGCCTTGACCGTGCTTTTGACCCGTATTCTTTTTCCCTATATCTTTTTCATCGGGCTGGTGGCCCTGGCCATGGGTCTTCTCAATGCCCTGGGCCGGTTCGCCGCCCCGGCCCTGGCCCCGGTGCTGCTCAATCTGAGCATGATCGCCTCGATTCTGCTTTTAAAAGATTATTTTGATCCTCCCATTCTGGCCCTGGCGGTCGGGGTTCTCATCGGCGGTCTGCTCCAGGTTCTGCTGCAACTGCCTTACCTGATTAAGGAGGGTTCTCTTTTAGGTTTTTCCTTTAACTTTGGACATCCAGGCTTAAGGCAGATCGGCCTGCTCATGGCGCCGGCGGCCTTTGGAGCCGCGGTCTATCAGTTTTCCGTTTTTATCAGCACGCTCCTGGCTTCCTTTTTGCCTGAGGGCTCTATCTCGGCCCTGTACTATGCCGACCGCCTGGTGCAGTTTCCCCTGGGCATCTTTGCCATTGCCTTGGGGTCGGCCGTGCTGCCTTCCATGTCCCGCCAGGCAGCCTCGGAAGATATGGCCGGTCTGAGAGACACCCTGTCTTATGCCTTGCGCCTGGTCTTTTTCATCAGCCTGCCTGCCATGATCGGGCTTATTGTCCTGGCCGAACCCATCATCCGCCTTCTTTTTCAGCGCGGCCATTTTGACGCCGCGGCCACCCGGATTACGGCCAACGCCCTGGTGGCTTACGCCATCGGCCTGTGGGCCTTCTCCGGGGTGCAGATTCTGGTGCGCGCTTTTTATTCTCTCAAGGACACCAGGACCCCGGTCAAGATCGCCATCATCTCGCTTCTGGTCAACATAGTTTTAGCCATCCTGCTTATGAGACCCCTCAAGCACGTCGGCCTGGCCCTGGCGACCTCGCTCGCGTCCATGCTCAACCTGACCCTGCTGACCCTTATTCTGCGTCAAAGATTAGGCCGCATTGAAAGCCGGGTGATCGTGAACTCGCTGCTTAAGATTTTACCGGCCGCGCTCCTCATGGGCCTGGTGATTTTTTTGGTGCGCCGGTATTATTACCCGGAAGCGGCATCAACCTTGCACTTGGGCCTGCTGGTGGCGGGTGAGGTGGTTTTAGGCGCAGCCATCTATCTTGTCCTGGCCGC comes from the Deltaproteobacteria bacterium genome and includes:
- a CDS encoding riboflavin synthase, with the translated sequence MFTGIIQGQGRIVRIAPLAGEVQLTVAADFDWDDPLAIGESLAVSGPCLTVIEAQGRSFTAHVSAETISRTTLRELKVGQAVNLERSLKLSDRLGGHLVTGHVDSVGRILNRREQARSLILTIGLDKELQAHVIEKGSVAVDGISLTVNEALPASFSVNIIPHTAQVTTLDSKKAGDLVNLETDLIGKYVARFLSYQSPKVKLNLEFLAEHGFV
- the murJ gene encoding murein biosynthesis integral membrane protein MurJ — encoded protein: MEEKEKVTRAAWVVSSATLLSRVFGFVRDMVVAYFFGTGLFADAFFVAFRIPNLLRRLVAEGALTVSFIPIFTEYLTTRSRDEAFALARATLTFLSIGLVVLSILGVVLAPWIVRIFAPGFTAVPDKFALTVLLTRILFPYIFFIGLVALAMGLLNALGRFAAPALAPVLLNLSMIASILLLKDYFDPPILALAVGVLIGGLLQVLLQLPYLIKEGSLLGFSFNFGHPGLRQIGLLMAPAAFGAAVYQFSVFISTLLASFLPEGSISALYYADRLVQFPLGIFAIALGSAVLPSMSRQAASEDMAGLRDTLSYALRLVFFISLPAMIGLIVLAEPIIRLLFQRGHFDAAATRITANALVAYAIGLWAFSGVQILVRAFYSLKDTRTPVKIAIISLLVNIVLAILLMRPLKHVGLALATSLASMLNLTLLTLILRQRLGRIESRVIVNSLLKILPAALLMGLVIFLVRRYYYPEAASTLHLGLLVAGEVVLGAAIYLVLAAWWRSPELKYIWSLFRPKARL
- a CDS encoding bifunctional 3,4-dihydroxy-2-butanone-4-phosphate synthase/GTP cyclohydrolase II: MPLATIDEAIEDIRQGKIVILVDDEERENEGDLTMAAEKVTPEAINFMARYGRGLICLSLSPEKIEALDLRMMVPHNTSRFETAFTVSIEARRGVTTGISAADRATTILTAVDEDAKPDDLVQPGHIFPLRAREGGVLVRTGQTEGSVDLARLAGLKPAGVICEVMNDDGTMARLPDLEIFSKEHGVKIVSIADLVAFRMKNEQLVHRIALAKLPTKFGDFTAIAYVNDVDNYEHIALVKGDINPEEPTLVRVHSECLTGDALGSLRCDCGDQLQQALRTIESEGRGVLLYLHQEGRGIGLMNKFKAYELQDQGKDTVEANEALGFPADRRDYGIGAQILADLGVRQMRLMTNNPKKMVGLEGYGLSVAERVPIEIPPTPENIRYMRTKCYKMGHRLTLID
- a CDS encoding 6,7-dimethyl-8-ribityllumazine synthase — translated: MPTFYEGHLNATGLKFGITVARFNDFITERLLSGALDALKRSGASDDDISVVRVPGSFEIPLGAKKMALSGSFDAVICLGAVIRGATPHFEYVAAEVTKGIAASSLETGVPIAYGIITTDTIEQAIERAGTKSGNKGWQAAVSAIEMVNLLKEFSS
- the rpsT gene encoding 30S ribosomal protein S20: MPTHKSAEKRARQNKKARLRNKTYRTRVKTLTKEVEKSIEQGSPEQTQELLKKAVQAMDKARSHGPLHRKTASRKISRLSRQVAKSQSGGSA
- the holA gene encoding DNA polymerase III subunit delta, which encodes MDRTALEKDLNSGSLKPVYLLYGQEAFLKERYAARLAESVDERLKEFNIETLLAEENQAGDVVERAQTMPFMAPPRVLVVRGVDRYPAEELSILKEYLSDPNESTCLVLVADKPDFRLGLFKALQRQKLAVSFDPPRGRSLVAWVQETGADRGYKVGLSAARTLIELVGTDLMNLNQELEKVCLYAGPEAEVGEEDVRAAARISHTASIFDLGDAVGEQNRAGALSALKDLLLQEHHLMILAMIARHFRLLLKARQLLNQKASQAEAQRALGLQAWVTRKYLSQARNLNLAQLKKGLSRVLEADLALKTTGTPERLILERLVFDLASLRPSRRTGI
- the nusB gene encoding transcription antitermination factor NusB, producing the protein MGARRKAREISLQVLFQLETGDKGLTLQEVFTLFCHNFDAPRESRAYAWELVSGVKEHLAELDARLKSASEHWRLDRMSHVDRNILRQALYEMLFLNDIPAKVSLNEAIDLGKKYGTDDSGAFINGVLDRIHKQILAQTGPGITGENEANSK